The following proteins are encoded in a genomic region of Alistipes shahii WAL 8301:
- a CDS encoding DUF2958 domain-containing protein, giving the protein MKLLTKEIISKFEKHPFHSQDGKGMDAEVLVKYFNPCGTGTWLITEAEREGDDWRLFGYCHIYEWEWGYLMLSELASLRLPFGLTIERDIYTARKYVRDFLPQDE; this is encoded by the coding sequence ATGAAACTGCTCACGAAAGAAATTATCTCGAAATTCGAGAAACACCCTTTCCACTCACAGGATGGAAAAGGAATGGATGCCGAAGTCCTCGTCAAATATTTCAACCCCTGCGGTACGGGGACATGGCTCATTACCGAAGCCGAACGTGAAGGCGACGACTGGCGCCTGTTCGGTTATTGCCATATCTACGAATGGGAGTGGGGCTACCTAATGCTCTCCGAGCTGGCATCTCTTCGTCTGCCGTTCGGACTTACCATCGAACGCGACATTTACACGGCCAGGAAATACGTCCGGGATTTTCTGCCGCAGGATGAATGA
- a CDS encoding site-specific integrase — MKTSMSRSTFKILFYVKKGSERANDYLPLMCRLTVDGEIKQFSCKLDVPPKLWDVKTARATGKSVEAQKINAAVDRIRVDVNRRYQELMQSDGYVTAARLRDVYLGLGVKRETLLKLFEQHNEEFIKKVGHSRVQGTYNRYRTIYKHLCEFVPKVYRRDDIPLKELNLTFINNFEYFLRTEKKCRTNTVWGYMIGLKHIISIARNSGALPFNPFAGYINSFESVDRGYLTEREIQTLMEVPVKSGTCELVRDLFIFSVFTGLAYADVKALTTDRLQTFFDGNLWIITRRRKTNTESNIRLLDVPRRIIEKYKGLSKDDHVFPVPSSSRCNVILKELGRQCGFKIRLTYHVARHTNATTVLLSHGVPIETVSRLLGHTDLKTTQIYARITNQKISSDMEVLSHKLEKMEKEICDAI; from the coding sequence ATGAAAACGAGTATGAGCAGATCGACTTTCAAAATCCTCTTCTACGTGAAGAAGGGCAGCGAGAGAGCCAACGACTATCTCCCCCTGATGTGCCGTCTTACGGTGGACGGCGAAATCAAGCAGTTCAGCTGCAAGCTGGACGTACCCCCGAAACTTTGGGACGTGAAAACGGCACGTGCCACCGGCAAGAGCGTCGAGGCACAGAAAATCAATGCGGCGGTTGACCGGATACGTGTGGACGTGAACCGTCGTTACCAGGAACTGATGCAGTCCGACGGCTATGTCACTGCTGCCAGGCTGAGGGATGTCTACCTCGGACTGGGCGTGAAACGGGAGACTTTGCTGAAACTCTTCGAACAGCACAACGAGGAGTTCATCAAGAAAGTGGGACACAGCCGCGTACAGGGGACATACAACCGCTACCGTACCATATACAAGCACCTGTGCGAGTTCGTCCCGAAAGTGTACCGACGTGACGACATCCCCCTGAAGGAACTCAACCTGACCTTCATCAACAACTTCGAGTATTTTCTGCGTACGGAGAAGAAATGCCGCACCAATACCGTATGGGGTTACATGATCGGGCTCAAGCACATCATCTCCATCGCCCGCAACAGCGGTGCACTTCCCTTCAATCCCTTCGCCGGGTACATCAACTCCTTCGAGAGCGTTGACCGGGGCTACCTGACGGAGCGTGAGATACAGACGCTGATGGAGGTCCCGGTGAAAAGCGGGACCTGCGAACTGGTACGTGACCTCTTCATCTTCTCGGTGTTTACCGGACTGGCATACGCAGACGTGAAGGCGCTGACGACTGACCGGCTCCAGACCTTCTTCGACGGCAACCTCTGGATCATCACCCGCCGGCGGAAGACGAACACCGAGTCCAACATCCGCCTGCTGGACGTTCCCAGGCGCATCATAGAGAAGTACAAGGGGCTGTCCAAGGACGATCATGTATTTCCGGTACCGAGCAGCAGCAGATGCAACGTCATATTGAAGGAACTTGGTAGGCAGTGCGGTTTCAAGATACGGCTGACCTACCATGTTGCCCGGCATACGAACGCCACCACCGTGCTGCTCTCGCACGGTGTGCCCATCGAGACCGTAAGCCGTCTTTTGGGTCATACGGATTTGAAAACCACCCAGATATATGCCCGGATAACCAACCAGAAGATCAGCAGCGACATGGAAGTCCTGTCCCATAAGCTGGAAAAGATGGAGAAGGAGATATGCGATGCCATCTGA
- the meaB gene encoding methylmalonyl Co-A mutase-associated GTPase MeaB, whose product MSFTRIDHYEKEYADTHHDTALNVTQGVEEQPIVSPYFKRRKKRALSTGEYVEGILAGNITTLSQAITLVESSNPDHYAQAQEIIEACLPHAGKSVRIGITGVPGAGKSTFIEAIGNMVAGLRHKLAVLAIDPSSERSGGSILGDKTRMESICNNPSVFVRPSPSAGSLGGVARKTRETIVLCEAAGFDVIFIETVGVGQSETAVHSMVDLFMLLQISGAGDELQGIKRGIMEMADLMVITKADGENIHKAELAQTQFQGALRLFPVPESGWRPKVYTSSAVARTGLEEVWKGVEEYLDHIQKNGYFQHNRNRQNKYWMYESINEALRGSFYRDPAVEACIGAYEKRVLEDKISSFIAAKELLEIYFKDARTLE is encoded by the coding sequence ATGTCGTTCACCAGGATAGACCATTACGAAAAAGAGTACGCAGACACGCATCACGACACAGCCCTCAACGTCACGCAAGGCGTTGAAGAACAACCGATAGTAAGCCCTTACTTCAAGCGGCGCAAGAAGCGCGCGCTCTCCACCGGAGAGTACGTCGAGGGCATTCTCGCGGGCAACATCACCACCCTCTCGCAGGCCATCACGCTCGTCGAATCGTCGAACCCCGACCACTATGCACAGGCGCAGGAGATCATCGAAGCGTGCCTCCCGCACGCCGGGAAATCGGTCCGCATAGGCATCACGGGCGTCCCGGGAGCCGGCAAATCGACCTTCATCGAGGCCATCGGCAACATGGTCGCGGGGCTGCGCCACAAGCTGGCGGTGCTGGCCATAGACCCTTCGTCGGAGCGCAGCGGCGGCTCGATTCTCGGCGACAAAACCCGCATGGAGAGCATCTGCAACAATCCTTCGGTCTTCGTGAGGCCCTCGCCCTCGGCGGGATCGCTCGGCGGAGTGGCCCGAAAGACGCGCGAGACGATCGTGCTGTGCGAGGCCGCGGGATTCGACGTCATCTTCATCGAAACGGTGGGCGTCGGACAGTCGGAAACCGCCGTGCACTCGATGGTGGACCTCTTCATGCTGTTGCAGATTTCCGGTGCGGGAGACGAACTGCAAGGCATCAAGCGCGGCATCATGGAGATGGCCGACCTGATGGTCATCACCAAGGCCGACGGAGAGAACATACACAAGGCCGAACTGGCACAGACCCAGTTTCAGGGGGCCTTGCGACTTTTCCCCGTGCCCGAATCGGGATGGCGGCCCAAGGTCTACACCTCGTCGGCGGTGGCCCGGACGGGGCTGGAGGAGGTCTGGAAAGGCGTGGAGGAGTACCTCGACCACATTCAGAAAAACGGCTATTTCCAGCACAACCGCAACCGGCAGAACAAATACTGGATGTACGAGTCGATCAACGAGGCGCTGCGCGGAAGTTTCTACCGCGACCCGGCCGTGGAGGCGTGCATCGGAGCGTACGAGAAACGCGTGCTGGAGGACAAAATCTCGTCGTTCATCGCCGCCAAGGAGTTGCTGGAGATCTATTTCAAGGACGCCCGGACGCTGGAATGA
- a CDS encoding AbiH family protein → MMNRIILIGNGFDLAHGLPTSYADFIRGYNITLKLGLLEGEYERYDGLCSVNISDPEDRKTLEQFRWMLQDNTFRFIRNLGEITPAEQYDHFVSDHLIYESKFFETINKAVESKKWVDIEGEYYSLLKKVFKDKSCKYGDPIQLNEELELIKGALTGYLKSVQKHYIKSELRNPDIEQIIHEPFNFRDVAVSAQKQFLEYIVNKWAEKNRIESTGEETKADESFAAIASNLVTNWENEGLKSKFIEEIKNGNGAVCDEFAYPERTLLLNFNYTKTADLYLPANSDIPVNHIHGELDNEQNPVIFGYGDELDEDYKTISNLNDNSYLTNIKSIRYLETDNYRQLLQFIDTGPYQIYIMGHSCGNSDRTLLNTLFEHKNCVSIKPYYYEWTDEEGGHSDNYIEIIQNISRNFNSMQLMRDRIVNKRKRKRQG, encoded by the coding sequence ATGATGAATCGGATCATATTAATCGGTAACGGCTTCGATCTGGCGCACGGACTGCCGACGAGTTATGCGGATTTTATTCGTGGATACAATATCACTTTGAAATTAGGATTGCTGGAGGGTGAATATGAGCGATATGATGGTCTATGTTCTGTCAATATTTCTGATCCGGAGGATAGGAAAACCCTGGAACAGTTTCGCTGGATGTTGCAAGATAATACGTTTCGGTTTATACGAAATTTGGGAGAAATAACACCAGCAGAACAATATGATCATTTCGTCAGTGATCATTTAATTTATGAAAGTAAGTTCTTCGAAACAATAAATAAAGCCGTCGAATCAAAAAAATGGGTAGATATCGAGGGAGAATACTATTCACTGCTCAAAAAAGTTTTCAAGGACAAGTCTTGTAAGTATGGAGATCCCATTCAACTCAATGAAGAACTGGAATTGATAAAGGGGGCTTTGACGGGCTATCTAAAATCTGTTCAAAAGCATTATATCAAATCAGAGTTAAGGAATCCGGATATTGAACAAATTATTCATGAGCCATTTAACTTTCGTGATGTCGCCGTGAGTGCTCAAAAGCAATTTCTGGAATATATCGTGAACAAGTGGGCCGAGAAAAACAGGATTGAATCGACAGGCGAAGAAACCAAGGCGGATGAGAGTTTCGCTGCAATAGCATCAAACCTCGTAACAAACTGGGAAAATGAAGGGCTGAAGTCCAAATTCATTGAAGAAATTAAAAACGGCAATGGTGCAGTTTGCGACGAATTTGCATATCCGGAGAGAACCCTATTATTGAACTTCAACTATACGAAGACTGCCGACTTATATCTTCCAGCAAATTCAGACATTCCCGTAAATCATATTCACGGAGAATTGGATAATGAGCAGAATCCTGTTATTTTCGGTTATGGGGACGAACTGGACGAGGATTATAAGACTATTTCGAATCTGAATGATAATAGCTACCTAACCAATATCAAATCTATCCGTTATCTGGAAACGGACAATTACCGTCAATTACTTCAGTTTATTGACACCGGTCCCTATCAGATCTATATCATGGGGCATTCGTGCGGCAATTCGGACCGCACATTGCTCAATACTTTATTCGAGCATAAAAATTGTGTATCGATAAAACCTTATTATTACGAATGGACTGACGAAGAAGGAGGTCATAGCGATAATTATATCGAGATCATCCAGAATATTTCGCGTAATTTCAACTCCATGCAGTTGATGCGCGACCGTATCGTAAATAAACGTAAAAGAAAAAGGCAAGGTTAA
- a CDS encoding helix-turn-helix domain-containing protein yields MDCVLMETSAYKEMQAHLQRLLERVSALHSLSAQPTTVRWLTAEEVCKALSITKRALQYYRSAGIIPYTALGNKVLFRDDDIRQLLEKHLIKSL; encoded by the coding sequence ATGGATTGCGTCCTTATGGAAACGAGCGCCTATAAAGAGATGCAGGCGCACCTTCAACGTCTTCTGGAGCGAGTGTCTGCGCTCCATTCCCTCTCCGCCCAACCGACAACTGTCCGGTGGCTTACGGCCGAGGAGGTCTGCAAGGCCTTGAGCATCACCAAGCGAGCCTTGCAATACTATCGCTCCGCCGGCATCATCCCCTATACGGCCTTGGGGAATAAAGTATTGTTCCGGGACGACGACATCCGGCAACTTCTGGAAAAGCACCTGATAAAAAGCCTGTAG
- a CDS encoding energy transducer TonB has protein sequence MKRLFMVLFGLASLHAAATAAKAAGEEKTPGKNAGAAASLWPEKMDPSFQGSRPECFKIWVIRNLRFPADRYDVGDEAKVEVVFAIDKNGTLTDLKVTHCEERHFADRLCKTIALSPKWSPGRTKGKPVKTELEMRFVFRLVAPPAGQEELGLCAEECDIHTTADRMPLFCGAVRTGFVRGCSGRSTA, from the coding sequence ATGAAACGCTTGTTTATGGTGCTTTTCGGCCTTGCGTCGCTGCATGCGGCTGCGACCGCCGCGAAAGCCGCCGGAGAGGAAAAGACCCCCGGAAAAAACGCCGGTGCGGCGGCCAGCCTTTGGCCCGAAAAGATGGACCCCTCTTTTCAGGGAAGCCGTCCGGAATGCTTCAAAATCTGGGTGATCCGCAACCTGCGGTTTCCGGCCGATCGCTACGATGTCGGGGATGAGGCGAAGGTTGAAGTTGTGTTCGCCATCGACAAAAACGGGACGCTGACCGATCTGAAGGTCACGCATTGCGAGGAGCGGCATTTTGCCGACCGGCTCTGCAAGACGATCGCCCTGTCGCCGAAATGGTCGCCCGGACGGACGAAGGGGAAACCCGTAAAAACGGAGCTGGAGATGCGATTCGTCTTCCGGTTGGTCGCCCCTCCTGCGGGACAGGAGGAGCTGGGGCTTTGCGCCGAGGAGTGCGACATCCATACGACGGCCGATAGGATGCCCCTGTTCTGCGGCGCGGTCCGGACGGGTTTCGTGCGTGGGTGCAGCGGCAGGTCGACAGCCTGA
- a CDS encoding helix-turn-helix domain-containing protein — protein sequence MTEEIITRDSAAFKELRRDIVKAIRAVDILIDTHRPTIGNELYLTSEEICSIFSISKRSLQNYRDNRQIPYTTLGGKILYPQSSLYKLLEKHYMKAQR from the coding sequence ATGACCGAAGAGATCATTACCCGCGACAGCGCCGCGTTCAAGGAACTGCGCCGCGACATCGTCAAAGCCATCCGTGCCGTCGATATTCTGATCGACACGCACCGCCCGACCATCGGAAATGAACTGTACCTGACCAGTGAGGAGATTTGCAGCATCTTCAGCATCTCGAAACGCTCCTTGCAGAATTACCGGGACAACCGCCAAATCCCTTATACTACTCTTGGTGGAAAGATTCTTTATCCACAGTCCTCGCTTTATAAACTGCTGGAAAAGCATTATATGAAAGCGCAGCGCTGA
- a CDS encoding sodium ion-translocating decarboxylase subunit beta produces the protein MWNALTSSSNFVLESLETFAESTGVAGLIANMGWGSLIMICVAFFLLYLAIKHKFEPLLLLTIAFGMLLTNLPGANLYHTELFAGGHVHWDIFVAQAGLLDYLYLGVKLGIYPCLIFVGVGAMTDFGPLIANPKSFLLGAAAQIGIFLTFIGAYALGFSPAEAGSIGIIGGADGPTSIYLTAILAPELLGPIAVAAYSYMALVPVIQPPIMRMLTTEKERKIKMRQLRPVSKTEKILFPLIITVIIALLLPSAAPLVGCLMLGNLMKECGVVDRLSKTVQNELMNIVVIFLGLTVGATATAEAFLNPRTLFILVLGVIAFAMGTAGGVLLAKVMNFFSKGDNKINPLIGSAGVSAVPMAARVSQTEGQKADPSNFLLMHAMGPNVAGVVGSAVAAGILLSFLG, from the coding sequence ATGTGGAATGCATTGACTTCCAGCTCCAATTTCGTGCTGGAAAGCCTTGAAACCTTTGCCGAATCGACGGGCGTGGCCGGTCTGATAGCCAACATGGGGTGGGGCAGTCTGATTATGATCTGTGTGGCCTTCTTTCTGCTGTACCTGGCCATCAAACATAAGTTCGAACCGCTGCTGCTGCTGACCATCGCGTTCGGCATGCTGCTGACGAACCTTCCCGGAGCGAACCTCTACCATACGGAACTTTTTGCCGGGGGGCACGTCCACTGGGATATTTTCGTCGCCCAGGCGGGACTCCTCGATTACCTCTATCTGGGCGTGAAGCTCGGCATCTATCCCTGCCTTATCTTCGTGGGCGTGGGCGCCATGACCGACTTCGGCCCGCTGATCGCCAACCCCAAGAGCTTCCTGCTGGGAGCCGCGGCGCAGATCGGTATTTTCCTCACGTTCATCGGCGCTTATGCGCTCGGGTTCTCGCCCGCCGAGGCCGGTTCGATCGGCATCATCGGCGGCGCCGACGGTCCCACGTCGATCTACCTGACCGCGATTCTGGCTCCCGAGCTGCTCGGCCCGATCGCCGTGGCCGCCTACTCCTACATGGCCCTCGTGCCGGTGATTCAGCCGCCGATCATGCGCATGCTGACCACCGAGAAGGAGCGTAAGATCAAGATGCGTCAGCTGCGTCCGGTGTCGAAGACCGAGAAGATCCTCTTCCCGCTGATCATCACCGTGATCATCGCGCTGCTGCTGCCGTCGGCCGCTCCGCTCGTCGGCTGTCTCATGCTGGGCAACCTGATGAAGGAGTGCGGCGTGGTGGACCGTCTGTCGAAGACGGTGCAGAACGAACTGATGAACATTGTCGTCATCTTCCTGGGTCTCACGGTGGGAGCTACGGCTACGGCCGAGGCGTTCCTCAATCCGCGGACGCTGTTCATCCTCGTGCTGGGCGTGATCGCCTTCGCGATGGGAACCGCCGGCGGCGTGCTGCTCGCCAAGGTGATGAACTTCTTCTCGAAGGGCGACAACAAGATCAATCCGCTGATCGGTTCGGCCGGCGTTTCGGCCGTCCCGATGGCCGCCCGCGTGTCGCAGACCGAGGGCCAGAAGGCCGATCCCTCGAACTTCCTGCTGATGCACGCCATGGGTCCCAACGTGGCCGGCGTGGTCGGTTCGGCGGTCGCCGCGGGCATTCTGCTTTCGTTCCTCGGATAG
- a CDS encoding glycosyltransferase, with amino-acid sequence MKIGLDTAPAALRGTYFQHLASVLARYAPEHEYIIGAEVNDGVDLYHGFRSSLPLSVHLRRVPSVMTVPNLNFLRYPHLYTFAERLFVLTLYRRALRRAGRVITVSAPAREELSERLNIDPSKIEVMVPLAVPAPHGNPSQAELEHVRRKYALPEHFILMIGTVESRHNHQAVFAALADVASPAGVVVCGRRTVWSDYLLGYARARRIAARVDFIYELTPSDLPALFRLARVFAYLPDADAEASVVPVVEALRAGLPMVLSDTQVNREAAGEAAAYVRPEARGEVLAALENALEDVSWRRTMQERERRRAELFSEYAVAERLMQIYTSL; translated from the coding sequence ATGAAAATAGGACTCGACACGGCTCCCGCCGCACTCCGCGGGACTTACTTCCAGCACCTCGCCAGCGTGCTGGCGCGCTACGCTCCGGAGCATGAATATATCATTGGCGCAGAGGTGAATGATGGTGTTGACCTCTACCACGGCTTTAGGTCGTCGCTGCCGTTGTCCGTGCATCTGCGGCGCGTGCCTTCGGTGATGACGGTCCCGAATCTCAATTTCCTGCGCTATCCGCATCTCTATACGTTTGCCGAACGGCTTTTCGTCCTGACGCTCTACCGCCGTGCGCTCCGGCGGGCCGGCCGGGTCATCACGGTCAGCGCTCCGGCCCGCGAGGAGCTGTCGGAACGCCTCAATATCGACCCTTCGAAGATCGAGGTCATGGTGCCGCTGGCGGTTCCGGCTCCGCACGGAAATCCATCTCAAGCGGAACTTGAACACGTGCGCCGCAAATATGCTCTTCCAGAACATTTTATATTGATGATAGGGACCGTCGAATCGCGACACAACCATCAGGCGGTTTTCGCGGCTCTGGCCGACGTTGCGTCCCCGGCCGGGGTGGTCGTCTGCGGCCGCCGCACGGTCTGGTCCGACTATCTGCTGGGCTATGCCCGCGCCCGCCGCATCGCCGCACGGGTGGATTTCATCTACGAACTGACCCCTTCGGACCTTCCGGCGCTGTTCCGTCTGGCGCGGGTCTTCGCCTATCTGCCCGACGCCGATGCCGAGGCGTCGGTCGTCCCCGTGGTCGAGGCCCTGCGGGCGGGTTTGCCGATGGTCTTGAGCGACACGCAGGTCAACCGCGAAGCCGCCGGAGAGGCCGCCGCCTATGTGCGTCCGGAGGCGCGGGGCGAGGTTCTCGCGGCGCTCGAAAACGCGTTGGAAGACGTGTCGTGGCGCCGCACGATGCAGGAGCGCGAACGCCGCCGCGCCGAACTGTTCTCCGAATACGCCGTGGCGGAACGGCTGATGCAGATTTACACGTCGCTGTAA
- the mce gene encoding methylmalonyl-CoA epimerase — MKVSHIEHLGVAVKSLDEAIPYWENVLGLKCYAIEEVADQKVRTAFFMLGQTKIELLEPTSEDSTIAKYIENRGVGIHHMALACENIEEQLADAEAKGIRLIDKTPRKGAEGMTIAFLHPKSTQGILTELCENKNK; from the coding sequence ATGAAAGTTTCTCATATCGAGCATCTTGGCGTTGCCGTGAAGAGTCTCGACGAGGCGATTCCCTACTGGGAGAACGTATTGGGCCTGAAGTGCTATGCCATCGAGGAGGTCGCCGACCAGAAGGTCCGCACGGCGTTCTTCATGCTGGGGCAGACCAAGATCGAATTGCTGGAGCCGACTTCGGAGGATTCGACGATCGCAAAGTACATCGAGAACCGCGGCGTCGGCATTCACCACATGGCGCTGGCCTGCGAAAACATCGAGGAGCAGCTCGCCGACGCGGAGGCCAAGGGCATCCGTCTGATCGACAAGACCCCCCGCAAGGGCGCCGAGGGCATGACCATCGCCTTCCTGCACCCGAAATCGACCCAGGGCATTCTGACGGAGCTTTGCGAAAACAAAAACAAATAG
- a CDS encoding energy transducer TonB gives MQRQVDSLMGPGALTEPRKLILRFVVGKDGRVTPAPKPKYRDEDALEQTVRQAIAAAPAWTPATIDGERVRFGVSMPVAFGPGAAGAEYSDKDAYRVVEVMPKFFGGGLDKFRSWVMAEVRYPSDMLKRGVQGRVVAAFIVDKEGRITMVEILESPHPQFSEAVARVLGRAPRWTPGRQDGALVRVEYTLPVDFKIRSELRFPSGAAGRNRGSSRSY, from the coding sequence GTGCAGCGGCAGGTCGACAGCCTGATGGGTCCGGGTGCGCTCACGGAGCCGCGGAAACTGATCCTGCGGTTTGTCGTCGGAAAGGACGGGCGGGTGACTCCTGCCCCCAAACCGAAATACCGGGACGAGGATGCTTTGGAACAGACGGTGCGTCAGGCCATTGCCGCGGCTCCTGCGTGGACTCCGGCGACGATTGACGGAGAGCGGGTTCGTTTCGGGGTCTCGATGCCGGTAGCCTTCGGTCCCGGGGCCGCCGGAGCGGAATACAGCGATAAAGACGCTTACCGGGTGGTCGAGGTCATGCCGAAGTTCTTCGGAGGCGGGCTGGATAAATTCCGGAGTTGGGTGATGGCTGAAGTGAGGTACCCGTCGGACATGCTGAAACGGGGCGTGCAGGGGCGTGTGGTCGCGGCATTCATCGTCGACAAGGAGGGGCGGATTACGATGGTGGAGATTCTCGAGTCGCCGCATCCGCAATTTTCGGAAGCGGTCGCTCGTGTGCTTGGACGTGCGCCGCGGTGGACGCCGGGCAGGCAGGACGGTGCGCTCGTCCGGGTGGAATACACGCTGCCGGTCGATTTCAAAATTCGCTCGGAACTGCGGTTCCCGAGCGGCGCCGCCGGCCGGAACCGGGGTTCATCCCGTTCGTATTGA
- a CDS encoding acyl-CoA carboxylase subunit beta, with amino-acid sequence MSQIQEKINKLIENRETARLGGGQKAIDKQHDKGKYTARERIQMLLDEGSFEEFDMFVTHRCYDFGMDRKHTFGDGVVTGYGTIDGRLVYVFAQDFTVTAGSLSLSMSDKICKVMDMAMRNGAPCIGMNDSGGARIQEGVNALAGYANIFQRNVMSSGVIPQISAIFGPCAGGAVYSPALTDFIIMKKETSNMFLTGPKVVKTVTGEDVTQEQLGGALMHTTKSGVAQFAVDTEEEGIGLIKKLISYMPQNNMEDAPLAVCTDKITRLEDSLNEIIPDSANKPYDMTEVIKAIVDNGEFLESAAGYAKNIITCFARFNGQSVGIIANQPKFMAGVLDINASRKAARFVRFCDAFNIPIVTLVDVPGFLPGTTQEYGGVITHGAKLLFAYCEATVPKITVTLRKAYGGAYIVMSSKHIRGDINYAWPTAEIAVMGASGAVEVLYGKELKELADKPEEKAKFIAEKEQEYNDKFSNPYNAARYGYIDDVIEPRNTRFRVIRALQSLATKRLQNPAKKHSNIPL; translated from the coding sequence ATGAGCCAGATACAGGAAAAGATCAACAAACTGATCGAGAACCGCGAAACCGCGCGTCTCGGCGGCGGCCAGAAGGCGATCGACAAACAGCACGATAAGGGCAAGTACACGGCCCGCGAGCGTATTCAGATGCTCCTCGACGAAGGTTCGTTCGAGGAGTTCGATATGTTTGTGACCCACCGCTGCTACGATTTCGGCATGGATCGCAAGCACACCTTCGGCGACGGCGTGGTGACGGGTTACGGCACGATCGACGGACGTCTGGTTTATGTCTTCGCACAGGATTTCACCGTGACGGCCGGTTCGCTGTCGCTGTCGATGTCCGACAAGATCTGCAAGGTGATGGACATGGCCATGCGCAACGGCGCGCCCTGCATCGGCATGAACGACTCGGGCGGCGCGCGTATCCAGGAGGGCGTCAACGCCCTGGCCGGTTACGCCAACATCTTCCAGCGCAACGTGATGTCGTCGGGCGTCATTCCGCAGATTTCGGCCATCTTCGGCCCCTGCGCAGGCGGTGCGGTCTATTCGCCCGCGCTGACCGACTTCATCATTATGAAGAAGGAGACCTCGAACATGTTCCTCACCGGCCCGAAGGTCGTGAAGACCGTGACGGGCGAGGACGTGACGCAGGAGCAGCTGGGCGGCGCCCTGATGCACACCACCAAGTCGGGCGTGGCGCAGTTCGCCGTCGACACCGAGGAGGAGGGTATCGGGCTGATCAAGAAGCTGATCTCCTACATGCCGCAGAACAACATGGAGGACGCTCCGCTGGCCGTCTGCACCGATAAGATCACCCGTCTGGAGGATTCGCTCAACGAGATCATTCCCGACAGCGCCAACAAGCCCTACGACATGACCGAGGTGATCAAGGCCATCGTCGACAACGGCGAGTTCCTCGAATCGGCCGCAGGCTATGCCAAGAACATCATCACCTGCTTCGCGCGTTTCAACGGCCAGTCGGTGGGCATCATCGCCAACCAGCCCAAGTTCATGGCCGGCGTGCTGGACATCAACGCCAGCCGCAAGGCTGCGCGCTTCGTGCGTTTCTGCGACGCGTTCAACATTCCGATCGTGACGCTGGTGGACGTTCCGGGCTTCCTGCCGGGTACGACCCAGGAGTACGGCGGCGTGATCACCCACGGCGCGAAGCTGCTGTTCGCCTACTGCGAGGCCACCGTGCCGAAGATCACCGTGACGCTGCGCAAGGCTTACGGAGGCGCATACATCGTCATGTCGTCGAAGCACATCCGCGGCGACATCAACTACGCATGGCCGACGGCCGAGATCGCCGTGATGGGCGCCAGCGGCGCCGTCGAGGTGCTCTACGGCAAGGAGCTGAAGGAGCTGGCCGACAAACCGGAGGAGAAGGCGAAGTTCATCGCCGAGAAGGAGCAGGAGTACAACGACAAGTTCTCCAACCCCTACAACGCCGCACGCTACGGCTATATCGACGACGTGATCGAGCCGCGCAACACGCGTTTCCGTGTGATCCGCGCCTTGCAGTCGCTGGCTACGAAGCGTTTGCAGAACCCCGCGAAGAAACATTCGAACATTCCTCTCTAA
- a CDS encoding biotin/lipoyl-containing protein: MKDYSLKINGHNYNVQIDDVNEASTVAHVVVNGVDYEVEIEGAKASTVSKPQVSPAPKSANSAMITPSTATPSPRIAPAPSTSGSSVKCPLPGTVLSVKVAVGDTVAAGQTLVVLEAMKMENNIDADRAGVVKQILVQQGATVMEGDVLIVIG; this comes from the coding sequence ATGAAAGATTACTCTTTGAAAATCAACGGACATAATTACAACGTCCAGATCGACGACGTGAACGAGGCCTCGACGGTAGCGCACGTCGTGGTCAACGGCGTGGATTACGAAGTCGAGATCGAGGGCGCGAAAGCCTCGACGGTCTCCAAACCCCAGGTGTCCCCGGCCCCCAAGTCGGCCAACAGCGCCATGATCACTCCCTCGACGGCCACTCCTTCGCCGCGCATCGCTCCCGCGCCTTCGACGTCGGGTTCCAGCGTGAAATGCCCGCTGCCGGGCACCGTGTTGAGCGTGAAGGTGGCCGTGGGCGATACCGTCGCGGCAGGACAGACGCTCGTCGTGCTCGAAGCCATGAAGATGGAGAACAACATCGACGCCGACCGCGCCGGTGTCGTGAAGCAGATTCTCGTGCAGCAGGGCGCTACGGTCATGGAAGGCGACGTTTTAATCGTAATCGGGTAG